From a region of the Podospora pseudopauciseta strain CBS 411.78 chromosome 7 map unlocalized CBS411.78m_7, whole genome shotgun sequence genome:
- the MMT2 gene encoding mitochondrial metal transporter (EggNog:ENOG503NXX4; COG:P), whose product MLGCRPCPGLRICATTSPVAASSRLRLTRQARSYHPPLLFQFSPRTHHPLRPPPPPLQRRVYYTALSPASRVAFSDRSLHPNSSFSTTDNYFSTTRPTTSSSPPQSPLKMGQQHRTHAGHSHGHHHHHHDNIYLTSQNKSDAGVRITRIGLYSNLGMAIAKGLGGYAFNSQSMVADAWHSLTDLASDVLTLATVSWSLRPPTANFPMGFGKVESLGSLGVSSMLLFGGIFMCMSSCETLYAHIMLDPAAAAEALSHGHGHHHHGHGHGHSHGGGAPSLHAAWLAAGTVAVKEWLYHATMKVARERKSSVLASNAVHHRVDSLTGIVTLLAILGANFLSNAAWLDPVGGLLISLLVIKAGLSNTLSALYELADRSIDEEVRSSIKSQVSKSIGELGESGNVELTDVSGVKSGQNYLVDLELGVPGDWTVEQVRQVEEKVRERVGGKVRGVRRVRVRFVPTGLEGGRGLGEEFIAGEVSARSSPEPEEEGNGHDHGHEHKKEL is encoded by the exons ATGCTCGGCTGTAGGCCATGTCCGGGATTGCGCATTTGTGCGACGACGTCTCCGGTAGCAGCGTCGTCACGGCTCCGTCTAACAAGACAGGCACGGAGCTATCATCCTCCATTATTATTTCAATTTAGCCCGAGAACACATCACCCACTtcggccaccaccaccacccctacAACGACGCGTGTACTACACTGCCCTCTCCCCAGCCTCCAGGGTGGCCTTTTCCGACCGTTCTTTACATCCCaattcctccttctccacaaCAGACAATTACTTCTCTacaacaagaccaacaaCGTCGTCATCGCCACCACAATCACCCCTGAAAATGGGTCAACAACACCGCACTCACGCCGGCCACAGtcacggccaccaccaccaccaccacgacaacatctacctcacctcccaaaaCAAATCCGACGCCGGCGTCCGCATCACCAGAATAGGCCTCTATTCCAACCTCGGCATGGCCATCGCCAAAGGCCTAGGAGGCTACGCCTTCAACTCCCAATCCATGGTCGCCGACGCCTGGCACTCCCTCACCGATTTGGCGTCTGACGTCCTCACCCTCGCGACCGTGTCCTGGTCCCTCCGCCCACCAACGGCCAACTTCCCGATGGGCTTTGGAAAAGTCGAGAGTCTCGGCTCGCTGGGGGTGTCTAGCATGTTGCTTTTTGGAGGAATATTCATGTGCATGTCCAGCTGCGAGACTCTCTACGCTCACATAATGTTGGATCCCGCCGCGGCGGCAGAGGCGCTGTCACATGGACAtggtcatcaccatcatgggcatgggcatgggcatagtcatggaggaggagcgccgAGTCTACACGCTGCTTGGCTTGCGGCTGGTACGGTGGCTGTTAAGGAGTGGTTGTATCATGCCA CAATGAAAGTAGCCCGCGAAAGAAAATCCTCCGTCCTGGCGTCAAACGCGGTACATCACAGGGTTGACTCTTTAACCGGCATCGTAACCCTCCTTGCCATCCTCGGAGCGAACTTTTTGTCGAATGCGGCCTGGCTTGACCCCGTCGGCGGGCTGTTGATCTCTTTACTTGTCATCAAAGCTGGGTTGAGCAATACACTCTCTGCGCTGTACGAGCTCGCTGATCGGTCTATTGATGAGGAAGTTCGCAGTTCGATCAAGTCACAGGTTTCAAAGAGTATTGGAGAGCTAGGGGAGTCGGGAAACGTGGAGTTGACGGACGTGAGCGGGGTCAAGTCGGGGCAGAACTATCTTGTTGATTTGGAGCTGGGGGTTCCGGGGGATTGGACGGTGGAGCAGGTGAGACaagtggaggagaaggttaGGGAAAGGGTCggggggaaggtgaggggggtgaggagggttagAGTGAGGTTTGTTCCTACAGGGctggaagggggaagggggctgggggaggagtttATTGCTGGGGAGGTTAGTGCTAGGAGTAGTCCTgagcccgaggaggaggggaatgggCATGATCATGGGCATGAGCATAAGAAGGAGTTGTAA